A genomic stretch from Prionailurus bengalensis isolate Pbe53 chromosome E2, Fcat_Pben_1.1_paternal_pri, whole genome shotgun sequence includes:
- the SIX5 gene encoding homeobox protein SIX5: protein MATLPAEPSAGPAAGGEAVAAAATEEEEEEARQLLQTLQAAEGEAAAAAGAGAGEAAAGAEGPGSPGVPGSPPEAAAEPPTGLRFSPEQVACVCEALLQAGHAGRLSRFLGALPPAERLRGSDPVLRARALVAFQRGEYAELYRLLESRPFPAAHHAFLQDLYLRARYHEAERARGRALGAVDKYRLRKKFPLPKTIWDGEETVYCFKERSRAALKACYRGNRYPTPDEKRRLATLTGLSLTQVSNWFKNRRQRDRTGGGGAPCKSESDGNPTTEDESSRSPEDLDRGVAPVASEAPAQGSIFLAGAAPPAPCPASSSILVNGSFLAAGSSPAVLLNGSPVIINSLALGEASSLGPLLLTGGSGAPPPPPPPQPSPQGASEGKTSLVLDPQTGEVRLEEAQPEAPETKEAQGAASVPAGEEAPGPLPQVVPGPPPAATFPLPPGPVPSVAAPQVVPLSPPPGYPAGLGPTSPLLNLPQVVPTSQVVTLPQAVGPLQLLAAGPGSPVKVAAAAGPTNVHLINSGVGVTALQLPSAAAPGNFLLANPVSGSPIVTGVAVQQGKIILTATFPTSMLVSQVLPPAPSLALPLKPDAAISVPEGALPVAPSPALPEVHALGPLSAHQPPQPPPAPAATSAASLPFPADSSGLLPGFPAPPPEGLMLSPAAMPIWPAGLELSAGTEGLLEAEKGLGTQAPHTVLRLPDPDPEGLLLGSTAGGEVDEGLEAETKVLTQLQSVPVEDPLEL from the exons ATGGCTACCTTGCCTGCGGAGCCGAGCGCGGGGCCGGCGGCTGGGGGggaggcggtggcggcggcggcgaccgaagaagaggaggaggaagcgcGCCAGCTCCTGCAGACTTTGCAGGCGGCCGAGGGTGAGGCGGCGGCCGcagccggggccggggcgggcgaAGCGGCGGCGGGAGCGGAGGGCCCGGGATCCCCGGGCGTCCCCGGGTCGCCCCCCGAGGCCGCTGCCGAGCCGCCCACGGGCCTCCGCTTCTCGCCCGAGCAGGTGGCGTGCGTTTGCGAGGCGCTGCTACAGGCGGGCCACGCCGGCCGCTTGAGCCGCTTCCTGGGCGCACTGCCCCCGGCCGAGCGCCTACGTGGCAGCGATCCGGTGCTGCGCGCTCGGGCCCTGGTGGCCTTCCAGCGAGGCGAGTACGCCGAGCTCTACCGGCTGCTCGAGAGCCGCCCCTTCCCCGCCGCCCACCACGCCTTTCTGCAGGACCTCTACCTGCGCGCGCGCTACCACGAGGCCGAGCGAGCCCGCGGCCGCGCGCTGGGCGCAGTGGACAAGTACCGTCTGCGCAAGAAGTTCCCGCTGCCCAAGACCATATGGGACGGCGAGGAGACCGTCTACTGCTTCAAGGAGCGCTCCCGCGCCGCGCTTAAGGCCTGCTATCGCGGCAACCGCTACCCTACGCCGGACGAGAAGCGCCGCCTGGCCACGCTCACCGGCCTCTCGCTCACGCAGGTCAGCAACTGGTTCAAGAACCGGCGACAGCGCGATCGGACCGGGGGCGGCGGCGCGCCCTGCAAGAG CGAGTCTGACGGGAACCCCACGACTGAGGACGAGTCCAGCCGCAGTCCTGAGGACCTGGACAGGGGCGTGGCTCCAGTGGCATCCGAGGCCCCTGCCCAGGGCTCCATATTTCTGGCGGGGGCCGCCCCTCCAGCACCGTGCCCTGCCTCCTCTTCCATCCTGGTGAATGGGAGCTTCCTGGCTGCAGGCAGCTCCCCAGCTGTGCTCCTCAATGGGAGCCCCGTCATCATCAACAGCCTGGCCCTGGGAGAGGCCTCCAGCCTGGGCCCCCTGCTGCTCACGGGGGGCAGTGGCGCTCCTCCACCACCACCGCCCCCGCAGCCCAGTCCCCAGGGGGCCAGTGAGGGCAAGACCTCCCTGGTCCTGGACCCTCAGACCGGGGAGGTTCGACTAGAGGAGGCTCAGCCCGAGGCCCCGGAGACAAAGGAGGCCCAGGGGGCTGCTTCGGTGCCGGCCGGAGAAGAGGCTCCGGGGCCTCTGCCCCAAGTGGTGCCCGGCCCCCCGCCGGCCGCCACCTTTCCTCTGCCCCCGGGACCGGTGCCTTCTGTAGCTGCTCCCCAAGTGGTGCCGCTTTCCCCACCCCCTGGGTACCCCGCAGGCCTGGGCCCCACCTCCCCGCTGTTGAACTTGCCCCAGGTGGTACCCACCTCACAGGTGGTGACGCTGCCCCAGGCTGTGGGGCCACTGCAACTGTTAGCCGCGGGGCCGGGCAGTCCTGTGAAGGTGGCGGCTGCCGCGGGCCCTACCAACGTGCACCTGATAAACTCCGGCGTGGGCGTGACTGCCCTGCAGCTGCCCTCGGCTGCGGCCCCAG GAAACTTTCTCCTGGCCAACCCCGTGTCTGGCAGCCCCATCGTGACAGGCGTGGCCGTGCAACAGGGCAAGATCATCCTCACCGCCACCTTCCCCACAAGCATGCTGGTCTCCCAGGTCctgccacctgcccccagcctggccctgcccctgaaGCCAGACGCAGCCATCTCCGTGCCCGAGGGAGCCCTCCCAGTGgcgcccagccctgccctcccagagGTCCACGCCCTCGGCCCGCTCTCTGCACATCAGCCGCCACAGCCGCCACCCGCCCCTGCCGCCACCAGTGCCGCCAGCCTGCCCTTCCCTGCGGACTCCTCCGGCCTCCTGCCGGGCTTCCCGGCGCCCCCGCCGGAAGGGCTCATGCTGTCGCCTGCAGCTATGCCCATCTGGCCGGCAGGCCTGGAACTGAGCGCAGGCACAGAAGGGCTGCTagaagcagagaaggggctggggacacaggccCCCCACACCGTGCTGAGGCTGCCGGACCCTGACCCTGAAGGACTGCTCCTGGGGTCCACGGCGGGGGGCGAAGTCGATGAGGGGCTGGAAGCCGAGACCAAGGTTCTGACCCAGCTACAGTCGGTGCCTGTGGAAGACCCCCTGGAACTGTGA
- the MEIOSIN gene encoding meiosis initiator protein, which produces MWHSSTPLCSPEWPRASPLGPSERRQRKNHTSKLQELALLLPMALKRGTKKLTKKEILLHVLHYIQYLQKNIDVAKALLKFHTANGEGRLGGLARNPAVGPAKLRRSTPSRSPHWRKSRLQGGCRKPRKKKLTGSSERQTRAQKPRRCLALDKPEKWVTPSPDQQGGNVGRTTTPSRCTTSSRHPKAASALPQDDRKGGRSRLTLLDMAENSIHCDTSSCCCRVSAQGNGPYLAFKAQQGAEGIHFLNRTQPCPRQKMVFYDSSEEVDKESPDADPWLPAWTPEGSPHGSSLALGPPQVNSWAVTGHPSEILGLSPSLFSSPGNTLPEHILEDGTEYLMQGLFEEVFLDPESPLPDGLLEVPQNKETPSEVPKDPPNSHSLCQSSVSLDHCYLSLSENSKAPSSSSSENTDEESVWRQPEDDEADPERLQSSSDEDGDYTWTPTRRAATQPSAGRKARKGRAGKGQVGRGQVKPKENKKPPCPTQMKKKCVNGFIMFCRMNRKQYIRACPGTASTAATKELAQLWRVMTQQERRPYCVKARRFSLQHNRIVKQDSSSSGDEDWGTPKPFYQLLAEKARSSSDLAALLPSQLRG; this is translated from the exons aTGTGGCATTCCAGTACACCCTTGTGTTCCCCTGAATGGCCCAGAGCCAGTCCCCTGGGTCCCAGTGAGAG GAGGCAAAGGAAAAACCACACCAGCAAACTGCAGGAACTGGCATTGCTGCTACCCATGGCCCTGAAGAGGGGTACCAAGAAGCTCACCAAG AAGGAGATTCTCCTGCACGTCCTGCACTACATTCAGTACCTCCAGAAAAACATCGATGTGGCCAAGGCCTTGCTCAAATTCCACACCGCCAATGGGGAAGGCAGACTTGGGG GGCTGGCTCGGAACCCGGCCGTGGGCCCAGCAAAGCTGAGACGCTCCACCCCTTCGCGCTCCCCACACTGGAGGAAGTCCCGTCTTCAGGGAGGCTGCCGGAAACCTCGGAAGAAGAAACTGACCGGATCGTCAG aaCGCCAGACCCGGGCCCAGAAGCCTCGCCGCTGCCTGGCCCTGGACAAGCCCGAGAAGTGGGTAACCCCATCCCCAGACCAGCAAGGAGGAAATGTGGGGAGGACCACCACTCCTTCAAGATGCACCACCTCCAGCCGTCACCCCAAAGCTGCATCAGCCCTGCCTCAAGAtgacagaaagggaggaaggtCCCGGCTGACGTTGCTGGACATGGCTGAGAACAGCATCCACTGTGACACCTCAA GCTGCTGTTGCAGAGTCAGTGCCCAGGGTAATGGGCCCTACCTTGCCTTCAAGGCCCAACAAGGGGCCGAGGGGATCCATTTTCTCAACAGGACACAGCCCTGTCCCAG ACAGAAGATGGTGTTCTACGATTCCAGCGAGGAAGTGGACAAGGAGTCCCCAGATGCTGACCCTTGGCTTCCTGCCTGGACCCCAGAGGGCAGCCCCCATG GGAGCTCGCTGGCCTTGGGGCCTCCCCAGGTTAACAGCTGGGCTGTGACAGGCCACCCAAGTGAGATCCTCGGGCTCAGCCCCTCCCTCTTCAGCTCCCCAGGAAACACGCTGCCAGAACACATCCTGGAGGACGGTACTGAGTACCTGATGCAAG GTCTCTTTGAAGAAGTGTTCCTAGATCCTGAGTCTCCACTCCCCGATGGCTTGCTTGAGGTGCCACAGAACAAG GAGACACCCTCTGAGGTTCCCAAGGACCCCCCCAACTCCCACAGCCTGTGCCAGTCCTCTGTCTCACTGGACCACTGCTACCTGTCGCTGAGCGAGAACAGCAAGGCGCCATCCAGCTCCAGCTCTGAGAACACGGACGAAGAGTCAGTGTGGAGGCAGCCAGAG gACGATGAGGCCGACCCCGAGCGCCTGCAGTCCTCCAGCGATGAGGACGGAGACTACACATGGACCCCCACCAGGCGGGCCGCGACCCAGCCCTCTGCTGGGAGAAAGGCCAGGAAGGGCCGGGCGGGCAAgggccaggtgggcaggggccaggtgAAGCCCAAGGAGAACAAGAAACCCCCCTGCCCTACCCAGATGAAGAAAAAGTGTGTCAATGGCTTCATCATGTTCTGCAGGATGAACCGGAAACAGTACATCCG AGCCTGCCCTGGGACCGCATCCACGGCTGCCACCAAGGAGCTGGCCCAACTGTGGCGGGTGATGACCCAGCAGGAGCGCAGACCATACTG cgTCAAAGCGCGCAGGTTCAGCCTCCAGCACAACCGGATCGTGAAGCAGGACAGCTCCAGCAGCGGGGACGAAGACTGGGGGACCCCCAAGCCCTTCTACCAGCTGCTGGCTGAGAAGGCCCGCTCTTCCTCAGATCTGGCTGCTCTGCTGCCCTCACAACTGAGAGGGTAA